In one window of Skermanella rosea DNA:
- a CDS encoding metalloregulator ArsR/SmtB family transcription factor — protein MDTKHAIATLSALAQETRLDVFRLLIRAGGEGMPAGEIARTLGVPPNTLSSHLALMSNAGLVTSSRVGRSIIYNANYDGMRDLLVFLTEDCCQGNPEVCSPSLQALAAAACPPDRRGARPSLAEPAAWSAPMSERPSLERPYNVLFLCTGNSARSIMAECAMTRWGQGRVNAYSAGSQPRGAVHPKAIELLKRLNYKTDHLRSKNWDEFAAPGAPELDFVFTVCDSAASEPCPVWPGQPMSAHWGVEDPVAFVGSDDRVQKVFKRSYLELECRIKIFTSLRLEALDKLSLRNRLAEIGKIKLSEEEVAAAG, from the coding sequence ATGGATACGAAACACGCCATCGCCACCCTGTCCGCGCTCGCCCAGGAAACCCGCCTGGATGTCTTCCGCCTGCTGATCAGGGCGGGCGGGGAGGGCATGCCGGCCGGGGAGATCGCGCGCACGCTGGGAGTGCCGCCCAACACGCTGTCGAGCCATCTGGCGCTGATGTCCAACGCCGGTCTCGTGACCTCCAGCCGGGTCGGCAGGTCAATCATCTACAACGCGAATTACGATGGCATGCGGGACCTGCTGGTCTTCCTGACCGAGGACTGCTGCCAGGGAAATCCCGAAGTCTGCAGCCCGTCGCTGCAGGCGCTCGCCGCGGCCGCCTGTCCTCCAGACCGGCGCGGGGCGCGCCCGAGCCTAGCCGAACCCGCAGCATGGAGTGCTCCGATGTCAGAACGTCCAAGCCTGGAGAGACCCTACAACGTCCTGTTCCTGTGCACCGGCAACTCGGCGCGCAGCATCATGGCGGAATGCGCCATGACCCGCTGGGGGCAGGGCAGGGTCAACGCCTACAGCGCCGGCAGCCAGCCGCGCGGGGCCGTGCATCCGAAGGCGATCGAGCTGCTTAAGCGGCTGAACTACAAGACCGATCATCTCAGGTCGAAGAACTGGGACGAGTTCGCCGCACCCGGCGCGCCCGAGCTGGATTTCGTCTTCACCGTCTGCGACAGCGCGGCCAGCGAACCCTGTCCGGTGTGGCCCGGTCAGCCGATGAGCGCCCACTGGGGCGTCGAGGATCCCGTCGCTTTCGTCGGGTCGGACGACCGGGTCCAGAAGGTCTTCAAACGCTCCTACCTGGAGCTCGAATGCCGGATCAAGATCTTCACGAGCCTCCGGCTGGAGGCGCTGGACAAGCTCAGCCTGCGCAACCGCCTCGCCGAGATCGGCAAGATCAAGCTGTCCGAGGAAGAGGTGGCCGCCGCCGGCTGA